The Musa acuminata AAA Group cultivar baxijiao chromosome BXJ2-5, Cavendish_Baxijiao_AAA, whole genome shotgun sequence genomic interval CCAAACGCATTGGCGAGGAGCCCCCTCCAGTAGGAAACGTCGACCCACTTCCACGACCGAACCGACCCGAGCCGACAACCTCCGCAGTCCCGAGGAACCCCCCCCTGAGAGATCcctcgtcatccggacccgaaccgagccgcgtcgaccccgaggccacggcttaaagttgtttacaccaatattttggcgctagaaggagggttcCCATGTCGAGGGATCGCCAGACCGACTCGATCGAACTCGCAGTCGAGGGGTCTCACCCAATCGGGGCTCCGAGGGAACATTCCCCGCGGACGGGTCTCCGTAACGAACACCCCGCCACAACTTCAGAGTGCTATTGGCGGATCTTCAACGACCGGGGTTTGTTGCCGCCCGACGCCCCCTCCGCCGAGCCGTCGCCCGTCTCGTCTGAGGCCTTTCTCGACCTCACCCATCAGGTCCAAGTTCTGACCGGTATGATGCGGTCCATCATTCCACTCGTCTCACGAACGCTGCACCCGCCGGCCGCCGAACCGGTGCGACAGCAGGAGCCGCCCGTTCAGGCTCATGCGCAACCCCTAGAGCTTcccgcttcgcctcgggtccAGGTGTCCCCACTCGGGGATCAAGCGACGGCGGACCGGAGCGACCATGCGCAACCCGAGGCCCTTCCGTTGGCCTCGACGGACTCCCTACGAGCCCAGTTGCTCCTCATCAATCAACGGCTTGACGAGGTGCAGAAGGAGGTCCGCAGGTCAagaggagagctcggggaggacgtaCATCAGGGATCCCCATTCGTCCCTGAAATACGGGATCAGACAGTCCCACAGAACTTTCATCTCCCCTCTCTGGACACatacgatggctccaccgacccagcggaccatgtcgcCGCCTTCCACACCCAAATGGCACTGTATGGAACCTCTGACGCTCTGATGTGTAGGGCGTTCCCCACAACTCTGAGAGGACTAGCCAGCgcgtggtacagcggcctgaggACCGGGACGGTCACctcattcgaccagctcgccagagACTTCGAGCTCAAGTTCTTGGCCAGCACTCGGTCGAAACCATCCGTTGCCTTGCTTCTCGGACTACACCAGAGGAAGGATGAGTccctctcccactttgtgaacCGTTTTGCAACGCGGATCTGAGGATTAtctgatgctcacccctctctgttgatgcaggcGTTCATGGCGGGACTGCGACCTTCCcgattcttctggtccctcgttGAGAGACCCCCCACCGCGCTACCTGAGATGCTTCAGCGGGTGAACCAGTTCGTCGCGGCTGAGGCTTGGATGGCTGGAAAGAAAGAAGAGCGCACGAGGGTCAGACCAGAGTCGGCTCCCAGGCAGTAACCTGCCATGACTAGGCGCAGGCTGGACCGATCCAACCCCCCCGCTCCGAGGCCTCCTCTTCCCCCCCTGGGCACGTCCCGAATGGAGATATTTCTCCAGATAAAGGAGAGAGGGTTACTCAGGGCTCCCGTCCCGATGAAAAACCCACGAGAGCTCGCCAACCAGTCCAAGCATTATCGCTTTCACGAGCAAAGCGGGCACGACACCGAAGACTGCCGCGAACTAAAATGGCAGATCGAAGAGCTTGTTCACGGGGGTCACCTCAATCGGTACATCCGACGGAACAGGGAGCCCTCGCCTCGCCCGGAGGGCCCCGCGAAGTGCCGCATCGATGTCATCGTTGGAGGGCCGGCGGTTGGGGGAACCAGCACGTCCGGGAGGAAGGCATATGCCCGTTCCGCCAGGACTGACGCTCCCCAACGCGGCCTCGACCCCAAGGTCGCATTCCCTCCCGAGGACGTCAAGCGACCAGAGCATGACGACGCGCTTGTGATAATGGCTCGAATCGCTAACGCCCAGGTAAGGAGAATCATGATCGACACCGGGAGCTCAGCCGACATGCTCTATCTGGATGCCTTCCTGAAGTTGGGGTTAACCAAAGAATCTCTAAAGCCTATCTGCTCAGCGCTCACGGGATTCACCAGCGATTCGGTCTCACCATTGGGGACTGTTACCTTGCCCCTGACCTTGGGAGCGCCGCCCAGAACAAAGACGGTGATGTCCACCTTCTTGGTGGTAGATCTTCATACTGCTTACAACGCCATCCTTGGCCGCCccaccctcaacaaaatcagagctgTAGTCTCCACCTATCATCAGACGGTGAAGTTTCCTACCCA includes:
- the LOC135611567 gene encoding uncharacterized protein LOC135611567 — encoded protein: MEIFLQIKERGLLRAPVPMKNPRELANQSKHYRFHEQSGHDTEDCRELKWQIEELVHGGHLNRYIRRNREPSPRPEGPAKCRIDVIVGGPAVGGTSTSGRKAYARSARTDAPQRGLDPKVAFPPEDVKRPEHDDALVIMARIANAQVRRIMIDTGSSADMLYLDAFLKLGLTKESLKPICSALTGFTSDSVSPLGTVTLPLTLGAPPRTKTVMSTFLVVDLHTAYNAILGRPTLNKIRAVVSTYHQTVKFPTHAGTGEVWGSPQESRRCYLMAVSLHKRAKTDQPLEDPREKKRSTPHPEPTAPICNVPLIEDRPDRTVQVGSKLPGQEREQLVGFLQENADVFAWSPSDMTGVDPETT